ATCAAGGGCACCGGCTCCGAGCGCCTGCTCGCCGCTGCAGCACGTGCAGACCGGCATGATCGTGCACTGTGGATGCCGACCGCGACCGCAGTCGGTGCCTATGGCGACACCACCGCGCTGGTCGGCACACCGGAAACGGTCGCGCAGGCCCTGCTCGACTATGTCGACCTGGGCGTGACCACCTTCCTCAACCGTGGCTACGACCCGCTGTACGACACCGTGGACTATGGACGCTGGGTGATTCCGGCGGTCCGAGAAGAAGTGCGGCGGCGCCAGGCCCGCGTCACAGGCTGACCGTCAGCGCCGCCACAGGTGGGGCGCTGCCCGATGTGCGGCGCCCAACCTGCGGGCGCCAGCAACACCTCAGGCATGCACCCAGCGCCGATGCAGCCCGCGCGCCAGGGCATCGAGCATGAAGCCCAGCACACCGATCAGCAGCACCATCGCCATCAGCTCCGAATAGGCCAGGCGGTCACGGGTGTCGAGGATGAAGTACCCAAGGCCCGCGCTGACCCCGAGCATCTCGCACGGCACCAGCACGATCCACAGGATGCCGATCGCCAGGCGCACGCCGGTCAGCACATGGCCGATCACCCCCGGGATGATCACCTTGCACAGGGTTTCCCAGCGCGTGGCACTCAAGCTGCGCGACAGCTGCAACCAGCGCGGGTCGAGCTGACGCACGCCTGCGGCGGTGTTGAGCAGGATCGGCCACAGCGCGGCGAACGCCAGGAGGAAGTAGATCGGCTGATCGCCCACCCCCATCAGCATCACCACCACCGGCATCCACGACAGCGGCGAGATCATCCGCAGGAACTGGAACGCCGGCGTGGTCGCCGCCTCCAGATGCCGGTAGCTGCCCACCAGCAAACCCAGCGGCACCCCGATCAGCAGGGCCAGCAGCAGGCCGATGAGAATACGCTTGAGACTCACCCAGATGTGCCCGTAGACCTCGCCATGGCCCAGCAGCTCGACCAGGCTCTCCAGCGTCGCCTGGGGCGAGAAACGCGCCGACAGGCCGTCGGCCTCGCCGAACACCTGCACCCCCGCCCACCACAACAGCAACAGCACCGCCAGCCCGGCAAGGCCCAGGGCGCCATGTACGACATGCTTGCGCATCAGACCGCGAACTCCTCGCTACGCTCGAAGTTGTCGGCGATGCCGAACACCGACGGGCCACCCACGGCGGCGATGGCGTTGCGCACGAAGCGGTCGTCCACCAGGTCGCGCGCGGTCTGCGCCGGATCCAGCCCGGCGAGGAAGCCGCTCTCGCCCTCGATCAGGGTGTTCTTCAAGCGCTTGACCAGCTCCTCGGTGTAGCTGGGGAACGGGTACGGCTGGAAGTCGATGCGCTTTTCGTCCCACTGCTGATGCTGGATCGCACCGCTGGCGATGTAGGCGGCACGGTCTTCGGCCGAAGGCGCCAGGACCTTGGTCAGCACCGCAGGCTCGTGCGGGGTGTATTTGTTGGGACCGGCCTTGGACAGCAACGCCGCGGCCTCGGCGCGGTGATCGCGGGTCCATTGCTGCGCCTTGACGATGGCGTTGACCACCTTCTGCGACCACTCCGGGCGATTGTTCAGGTCATGCTCGTGCATGAACACCACGCAGCACGCATGGTTACGCCAGACATCGCCGGTGAAGCGCTGCACGCGCCCGACCTTGAGATTCTCGGCCAGGGCATTGAAGGGTTCGGCGACGATGTAGCCGGCGATGCGCTTGCTGGCGAGGGCTGGCGGCATGTCCGAAGGCGGCAGTACCAGCAGGTTGACCTCGTTGGCCGCCAGTTGCGCGTTGGCAGGCTTGGACACAGGCGTCAGGCCGTTGTCACTGAGCATCTGTTGCAGCACCACGTTGTGGATCGAGTACCAGAACGGAATGGCGACGGTCTTGCCACCGAGCTGTTTCATGTCGGTGATGTCCGGCGCAACGGTCAGGCCCGAGCCACCGACGTGGTTCCAGGCCACGACCTTGGCCGGCACCTTGCTGCCATAGCGGGCCCAGACCGTCATCGGTGACAGCAGGTGAATCACGTTGACCTGCCCGGAGATGAACGCTTCGATCACCTGCGCCCAGCTGCGCAGCAGTACCGGACGCTCGGCCTTGATGCCTTCGGCCTCGAACAGGCCATTGTTGTGCGCCACCAGCAAGGGCGTGGCGTCGGTGATCGGCAGGTAGCCGATGCGTACCGGCGCGTCCGGCTCGGCGGCAGCGCGCGCCTGCAGGCTCGACAGCATCGGCAAGGCGCCGGCGGCGGTGAGCATGGCGCTGAGCTTGATGAAATCGCGACGCGACGTGGAAGAGCAGCAATCATCCATGCACATGGGCAGGCTCCGACGACAGGGGGGAAGAAGATGTTGAGGTGGGGCGGCTCGCCTGCCGTAGGGTTTTCAGAATCTCGATGCGCAGCGCGCCCAGCTCCTCGACCCGCTGCGCGCGCGGCTGCGGCAGGTCGATGTGCCATTGCCCGAGGGTGCGCGCCGGGTGGTTGCCCAGTAGCAGCACGCGATCGGACAACAGCAGGGCTTCGTCGATATCGTGGGTGATCAGCACCGCCGCGGTGTTGTGGGTGGCGATCAGTTGCAGCAGCAGTTGCTGCATGTCCGCGCGGGTCACTTCATCGAGTGCGCCGAAGGGTTCGTCCAGCAGCAGCACTTCGGGCTGGCGCGCCAGGCAACGGGCCAGTGCCGTGCGCTGGGCCATGCCGCCCGACAGCTGCGCCGGGTACTGGCTGCGCGCATGGTTCAGGCCCACTGCCTCGATGGCGTGGTCGATCCGGGCACGACGCTCGGCCGCCGCCAGCGCAGGCTGACGGGCGAAGTCGAGGCCAAAGGCAACGTTCTTTTCAAGGCTCAGCCAGGGCAGCAGGCTTGGATCCTGGAAGGCAACGGCCAGACGCGGGTGCGGCCCCTGCAGGGGCTCGCCGTGCAGGGACACCGCACCGCCACCAGGCTGCTGCAGACCGGCCAGCACGCGGAGCAGGCTGGACTTGCCGACACCGCTGGGGCCGAGGATGGTCACCACTTCGCCCGGCGACAGCTTGAGGTCGAACTGTTCCAGCACCGCCTGCCAGCCGCCCTCGCGGGGGTAGCCCAGGCTGATGGCGCGGGCTTCGAGCAACACGTCGGTCATACGTTCGCCGCCTGGCGTTGCAGTTCGGCGCGCAGTTGCACCAGGCTCGGCGTGACGATCGGCACGAAGGCCGACTCGCGCCAACGCCGGGCGAAGCCTTCGCCATAGGCAGTGAGATAAGCCTTGCCGCCGCTGGCCTGAAGCTCCATCTGCACCGCATCGGCGGCGCTTTCGGCCAGGGTGATGCGCAGCTTGAACAGTGCCGCGGGCTGGTTGAGGAAACGCCCGTCGAGCAGACCCTGCTTGAGCTCGCCGACGGTATTCTCCAGACGCTCGCGCAACACCTGTTCCGCTTCGGCGAGGAACGAACCGCGCCCTTGCAGGTGTTCGCGCACTTCATCCAGGGCGCGACGGGTCAGGCCGATGGACATGCCGCACTGCAGCGCCAGGAATGCCGGCCGCACCCGAGGCAGGAACTCGCGGGCGTTCTCGTGCAGCAGCCAGGTCCGGTCCAGAGCGACCTGGTGGAACGCCAGCGCGGCGGTGCTGCTCGACTGCAGGCCCATCAGTTGCAGGTCGTCGGAACGCTCAAGGCCCTGACTGCTGGACGGGATCGCCATCACGAAAGGTGCCTGGCCCGCTTCAGCCTCGATCGCCGCCGCTACCACGAAGCCACTCTTGCGCAGATTGGTCACCCAGTGCAGGCGGCCTTCAAGGGTCCAGCCCTCGCCCTCGGTACGCGCCTGCACTTGCAGGGCCTCGATACCGGAGAGGAACTTCATGGCATTGGACAAGCCAGTGGCGCCGGCCAGTTCGCCGGTCAGCAGGTCTGGCAGCAACCGCTCGCGCAAGGCCTGGTTGGGGCTGTGCAGCAGGTATTCGATGAAGGCCCGCTGTCCCCAGCAGACGAAGGCCGAGGCCAGCGAGCGGCTGGCGATGGCGGCGATGGCCTCTACGGCGTCGGTGACGTCACCGCCCGAGCCGCCAAGTGCCGGATCGACGCCAACCCGCAGCAACTGCGACTCGGCGATATGGGCCAGCACCAGGTGCGGGTCGCACTGGCCCTGGTCGATTGCCTCGGCATTGGCATCCAGCCATTGTCGAAATGCAGAATCAAGCATGTCCCTACTCCTTTGAAAACGCCGGCGCGCCGGCACCAGGCGTGGATTACGCCGAAGGCTGCCAGCGGTACTTGCTCAACTCGTCGTTGAGCGGCGTCTGGGCGAACACATTAGCAAAGTTGCACAGGGTTGCGAGACTCACGCCCAGAATCACTTCCAGAGCATTGCCTTCGCTGAAACCTGCATTGCGGAAGGCCTGGTAGGTGGCATCGCTGACATTGCCGCGTGTGGCGATGACTTCGCGGGCGAACTCGGCCAGGGTTTCGTAGCGCGCATCAGGCAGCTCGCCACGCGCACGCAGGGCATCGACCACCTCCTGCGGCAGCTTGGCCTTGTTCAGGGCCACTGCGGTGTGGCCGGCAACGCAGAAGTCGCAACCGTGCTGGGTGGCGGCGATCAGTTGCACCACTTCGCGCTCGGCCAGGGTCAGTTCGGACTTGCCGTTGAGGGCCGAAACCGTGACGTAGGTTTCCAGGGCCGCCGGGGCGTTGGCGAGAATGCCCAGCAGGTTGGGGATGAAGCCGGAATTCTTCTGGGCGTTTTCAAGGAAGGGACGTGCCGCTTCCGGGGCGCTCTGCAGAGTGTGTAGAGTAATGCGCGAGGACATGGAGTAGTCTCCTTTGATGTGTGTCCATACAGTCTGTTGGTTATAAGAAATAGCATCCATATTCATCAGTCGCCTTTCCTTGCTCCTGAGTCTTTGCATTAGATGATTTCGTCCTGCCACCTTGTCGATTGGTTATTAGAGGGCCTGGAGCTCGACGCCAGCCTCTTTCATGTCGGCCGCTACTGCGGCGGCTGGCACGCCAGCACCCAGGGCATGGGCCGGGCCAGCTTCCACCTAGTGGTTCAGGGGCACTGCTGGCTGCACATCGACGGGCAACCGGAGCCGATCCGTCTGGACAGCGGTGATGCGGTGTTTCTGCTGCGCGACCTGGCCTACAGGCTCTCCAGCGACGCCGATCCCGTCGATGCCTGCGCCCAGCCGAGGCGCACCATGCAGGCGCTGGACCTCGACGCAGGGGATGGCGTGGGCCTGGTGTGCGGGTTCTTCCAGTTCCAGTCGGGGCTGTCATCGCTGATCGTCGAAGGGCTGGCCGACTGGATCCTGCTGCGGGCCAACGATCCGGCCGGCAGCGCCGCGCGAGCGCTGTTCGAGCTGATCCTGGAAGAGTGCCGCCGCCAGCCGACACCGTCGCAGACGTTGCTCGAACGCCTGACCCACCTGCTGTTCCTCTATGTGCTGCGCCAGCAGGCAAATGGCGGCCAATCGCTGGGCGGGCTGATCGCCCTCGCCCGCCAGCCGGCCTTTGCCGGCCTGCTCGAACGCCTGATCGAAGACCCGGGCCAGAGCTGGTCGCTGGAGAGCATGGCGGCCTGCACCGGGCTTTCGCGTTCGGCGTTCTTCAAGCGTTTCAACGAACTCGCCGGGCAGTCGCCGGGCCAGGTGCTGCTGGCCTTGCGCATGCGCCATGCCTGCCAGTTGCTGCGCGCAGGCAATACCGTGGAACAGGTCGGCGCCCAGGCGGGCTATCAATCCGTGGCGGCCTTCACCCGAGCATTCGCAAAAGCGATCGGCATGCAACCGGGTGCCTACCGCAAGCAACACGAACTCAAGCGCTGATTTCGACGTAGCGCGACCTTGCGCATACGACATTGGTCGCATGCGCAAGTAATGCTGTTCACCTCCATTTGGCTACATTTAGTCGCAATTTTCGTGAGAATTCCCGGAAATACGCTGTTAGGCGCCTGCAACAATCCGTCACCCAATAAAATGTACTAACTTGTTAATTAGCTTGCTAAGGGCTTAGACTTCACGCATTCCACCTGCGAGATCCCTGGCATGAACGACACACCCCGCGCTTCTGGCGCCTCCACATTCCTCCTGGTCGGGTTGGGCGTGATCATCGCCCTGCTCGGTCTGCTCCTGGCCGCAGGCGGCGTCAAGCTGGTCGGCCTGGGCGGTTCCTGGTACTTCTTGATCGGCGGCCTGGCGATGGCCATCGCCGGCCTGTTCATCGCCCGTCGCAAGCCTGCCGGGGCATGGCTCTACGCCGTGTTCCTGCTCGGCACCGTTATCTGGGCACTGGCCGATGCAGGCCTGGTGTTCTGGCCGCTGTTCTCGCGGCTGTTCATGTTCGGCGCCATCGGCCTGGTGGTCGCGCTGGTCTATCCCCTGTTGGTGCTTGCCAACGGCGGCAGTAGCGGCCGTCGCGCCTATGCTTTGGCTGCAGCACTGGCAGTGGTACTGGCCATCGCCGCAGGCAATATGTTCGTCGCTCACCCCAGCGTCGCACCGACCGGCAACGGCCCTGGCCTGACCGCCGTGGAGCCGGGCAAAGAGCAGAAGGACTGGGCGCACTACGGCAACACCGAAGGCGGCAGCCGCTTCGCCGCGCTGGACCAGATCAACCGCGCCAACGTCGACAAGCTCAAGGTGGCCTGGACCTACCACACCGGTGATGTCGCGATCAGCGACGGCAATGGCGCCGAAGACCAGCTCACCCCGCTGCAGGTCGGCGACAAGGTGTTCATCTGCACCCCGCACAACAACCTGATCGCCCTGGATGCCGACACCGGCAAGGAGCTCTGGAAAAACGCCATCAACGCGCAATCCAAGGTCTGGCAGCGCTGCCGTGGCCTGGCCTATTTCGATGCCACCGCGCCAATCGTCCAGCCGACCCAACCGCACAGTTCGCCGATCACCGTTGCCGCGCTGCCGGCGGGCGCCAACTGCCAGCGCCGCCTGCTGACCAACACCATCGACGGTCGCCTGATCGCGGTGGATGCCGACACCGGTGCCTTCTGCGAAGGCTTCGGCAACAACGGCCAGGTCGATCTGAAGGCCGGCCTGGGTGACGTCCCGGATTCCTACTATCAGCTTTCCTCGGCGCCACTGATGGCTGGCACCACCGTAGTGGTCGGCGGGCGGGTCGCCGACAACGTCCAGACCGACATGCCCGGCGGCGTACTGCGCGGCTTCGATGTAATGACCGGGCAGATGCGCTGGGCCTTCGACCCGGGCAATCCGCAGGACCGCAACGCCCCCGCCGACGGTAGCACCTACGTGCGCAGCACCCCCAACAGCTGGGCGCCGATGTCGTACGATCCGGCGATGAATACGGTGTTCCTGCCGATGGGCTCCTCCTCCACCGACATCTACGGCGTGGAGCGCAGCAAGCTCGACCACACCTACGGTGCCTCGGTGCTGGCCCTGGACGCCACCACCGGCAACCAGAAGTGGGTCTACCAGACCGTGCACAACGATCTCTGGGACTTCGACCTGCCGATGCAGCCAAGCCTGATCGACTTCACCAAGGACGACGGCAGCACGGTGCCGGCAGTCGTGATCGGCACCAAGGCCGGGCAGATCTACGTGCTCGACCGCGCCACCGGTACACCGCTGACCCAGGTCGATGAAGTACCGGTCAAGCCGAGCAACATCCCCAACGAGCCCTACTCGCCGACCCAGCCCAAATCCGTCGGCATGCCGCAGATCGGCGCGCAGACCCTGACCGAGTCGGACATGTGGGGTGCCACCCCGTACGATCAACTGCTGTGCCGCATCGACTTCAAGAAGATGCGCTACGACGGCCTGTACACCGCCCCCGGCACTGACCTGTCGCTGAGCTTCCCCGGCTCGCTGGGCGGCATGAACTGGGGCAGCCTTTCGACTGATCCGGTGCACGGCTTCATTTTCGTCAACGACATGCGCCTGGGCCTGTGGATCCAGATGATCCCTTCGCAGAACAGTGGCCAGGCAGCCTCCGGTGGCGAGGCGCTGAACACTGGCATGGGTGCCGTGCCGCTCAAGGGCACGCCTTACGCGGTGAACAAGAACCGCTTCCTGTCGGTGGCCGGCATCCCCTGCCAGGCGCCGCCGTTCGGTACCCTCACCGCGATCGACATGAAGACCCGGCAGATCGCCTGGCAGGTGCCGGTCGGCACCGTCGAGGACACCGGCCCCCTGGGTATCCGCATGCACCTGCCGATCAAGATCGGCCTGCCGACGCTGGGCGGCACCCTGTCCACCCAAGGCGGCCTGGTGTTCATCGCCGGCACCCAGGATTTCTACCTGCGTGCCTACGACAGCAGCAACGGCAACGAGATCTGGAAGGCGCGCCTGCCGGTCGGCAGCCAGGGCGGGCCGATGACCTACGTATCGCCCAAGACCGGCAAGCAGTACGTGGTGATCACCGCCGGTGGCGCGCGACAGTCGACTGACCGTGGCGACTATGTGATTTCGTACGCCTTGCCATAGACCGCGTTGCTCCCTTCGCGTGCAAGTCGCTGCGGCCTGCACGCGAAGGGGCCCTCACAGACCATCCGAGACCCTGCAATGTCCCCCGCTTTTCGCTTGACCCCTCTTGTCTTCGCCCTGACCAGCACCGCTTCGCTCGCCGCCGACAACACCCTGACCGGTGACTGGGGCGGCCTGCGCCAGCAACTGGAAGAAGACGGCATCCACATCACCGGCGACTACAGCGGCGAGACCGCCTACAACGCCCACGGTGGCCTGCACCGCTCGGCGCGTTACTCGCAGAACCTCAAGTTCGGCGTGCAGTTCGACCTGTCGAAACTGTATGGCCTGGACAACGGCGGCAAGGTCCAGCTCACCGTCAACGACCGTCGTGGCAACAGCGCCTCTGAAGACCTGGTCGGCAACCGTCTGCCGATCCAGGAGAACTACGGCGGCCTGTATACCCGCCTCACCGAACTGAGCTACGAGCGCAGCCTGTTCACTCCGGCCTTGAACCTCAAGCTCGGCTACATGGCGATGGGCAACGACCTCGGCGGCCTGGACAGCGGCATCCTGTGCAATTTCATGAATGCCGGCTTCTGCGGCCACCCGCTGAACATGTCTGGTGGCAGCGGCTGGACCAACTACCCCAACGCGCACCTCGGCGCCCGGGTCAAATACGATCTCTCGCCCTCCTGGCAACTGCGCGTGGCGGCCTTCAACGTCGATCCGCAGAGCAACGGCAACTCCAGCCGCGCCTGGCACCTGGGGCCCAAGCACAGCACCGGCACCGTGGTGCCTGTGGAGCTGGTCTACAAGGTGCAGGGCGAACGGCCGGGCGAGTACAAGCTGGGCTACTACTACGACAGCTCCAACGTGAAGCGCATCGGCAGCGACCAGGACGTGGCCGGACGCAGTGGCCATTACCTGCTGGTCGACCAGGCGTT
The Pseudomonas putida genome window above contains:
- a CDS encoding ABC transporter permease, which produces MRKHVVHGALGLAGLAVLLLLWWAGVQVFGEADGLSARFSPQATLESLVELLGHGEVYGHIWVSLKRILIGLLLALLIGVPLGLLVGSYRHLEAATTPAFQFLRMISPLSWMPVVVMLMGVGDQPIYFLLAFAALWPILLNTAAGVRQLDPRWLQLSRSLSATRWETLCKVIIPGVIGHVLTGVRLAIGILWIVLVPCEMLGVSAGLGYFILDTRDRLAYSELMAMVLLIGVLGFMLDALARGLHRRWVHA
- a CDS encoding ABC transporter substrate-binding protein — its product is MCMDDCCSSTSRRDFIKLSAMLTAAGALPMLSSLQARAAAEPDAPVRIGYLPITDATPLLVAHNNGLFEAEGIKAERPVLLRSWAQVIEAFISGQVNVIHLLSPMTVWARYGSKVPAKVVAWNHVGGSGLTVAPDITDMKQLGGKTVAIPFWYSIHNVVLQQMLSDNGLTPVSKPANAQLAANEVNLLVLPPSDMPPALASKRIAGYIVAEPFNALAENLKVGRVQRFTGDVWRNHACCVVFMHEHDLNNRPEWSQKVVNAIVKAQQWTRDHRAEAAALLSKAGPNKYTPHEPAVLTKVLAPSAEDRAAYIASGAIQHQQWDEKRIDFQPYPFPSYTEELVKRLKNTLIEGESGFLAGLDPAQTARDLVDDRFVRNAIAAVGGPSVFGIADNFERSEEFAV
- a CDS encoding ABC transporter ATP-binding protein; this encodes MTDVLLEARAISLGYPREGGWQAVLEQFDLKLSPGEVVTILGPSGVGKSSLLRVLAGLQQPGGGAVSLHGEPLQGPHPRLAVAFQDPSLLPWLSLEKNVAFGLDFARQPALAAAERRARIDHAIEAVGLNHARSQYPAQLSGGMAQRTALARCLARQPEVLLLDEPFGALDEVTRADMQQLLLQLIATHNTAAVLITHDIDEALLLSDRVLLLGNHPARTLGQWHIDLPQPRAQRVEELGALRIEILKTLRQASRPTSTSSSPLSSEPAHVHG
- a CDS encoding acyl-CoA dehydrogenase family protein, which codes for MLDSAFRQWLDANAEAIDQGQCDPHLVLAHIAESQLLRVGVDPALGGSGGDVTDAVEAIAAIASRSLASAFVCWGQRAFIEYLLHSPNQALRERLLPDLLTGELAGATGLSNAMKFLSGIEALQVQARTEGEGWTLEGRLHWVTNLRKSGFVVAAAIEAEAGQAPFVMAIPSSSQGLERSDDLQLMGLQSSSTAALAFHQVALDRTWLLHENAREFLPRVRPAFLALQCGMSIGLTRRALDEVREHLQGRGSFLAEAEQVLRERLENTVGELKQGLLDGRFLNQPAALFKLRITLAESAADAVQMELQASGGKAYLTAYGEGFARRWRESAFVPIVTPSLVQLRAELQRQAANV
- a CDS encoding carboxymuconolactone decarboxylase family protein, with translation MSSRITLHTLQSAPEAARPFLENAQKNSGFIPNLLGILANAPAALETYVTVSALNGKSELTLAEREVVQLIAATQHGCDFCVAGHTAVALNKAKLPQEVVDALRARGELPDARYETLAEFAREVIATRGNVSDATYQAFRNAGFSEGNALEVILGVSLATLCNFANVFAQTPLNDELSKYRWQPSA
- a CDS encoding AraC family transcriptional regulator, which codes for MISSCHLVDWLLEGLELDASLFHVGRYCGGWHASTQGMGRASFHLVVQGHCWLHIDGQPEPIRLDSGDAVFLLRDLAYRLSSDADPVDACAQPRRTMQALDLDAGDGVGLVCGFFQFQSGLSSLIVEGLADWILLRANDPAGSAARALFELILEECRRQPTPSQTLLERLTHLLFLYVLRQQANGGQSLGGLIALARQPAFAGLLERLIEDPGQSWSLESMAACTGLSRSAFFKRFNELAGQSPGQVLLALRMRHACQLLRAGNTVEQVGAQAGYQSVAAFTRAFAKAIGMQPGAYRKQHELKR
- a CDS encoding glucose/quinate/shikimate family membrane-bound PQQ-dependent dehydrogenase; protein product: MNDTPRASGASTFLLVGLGVIIALLGLLLAAGGVKLVGLGGSWYFLIGGLAMAIAGLFIARRKPAGAWLYAVFLLGTVIWALADAGLVFWPLFSRLFMFGAIGLVVALVYPLLVLANGGSSGRRAYALAAALAVVLAIAAGNMFVAHPSVAPTGNGPGLTAVEPGKEQKDWAHYGNTEGGSRFAALDQINRANVDKLKVAWTYHTGDVAISDGNGAEDQLTPLQVGDKVFICTPHNNLIALDADTGKELWKNAINAQSKVWQRCRGLAYFDATAPIVQPTQPHSSPITVAALPAGANCQRRLLTNTIDGRLIAVDADTGAFCEGFGNNGQVDLKAGLGDVPDSYYQLSSAPLMAGTTVVVGGRVADNVQTDMPGGVLRGFDVMTGQMRWAFDPGNPQDRNAPADGSTYVRSTPNSWAPMSYDPAMNTVFLPMGSSSTDIYGVERSKLDHTYGASVLALDATTGNQKWVYQTVHNDLWDFDLPMQPSLIDFTKDDGSTVPAVVIGTKAGQIYVLDRATGTPLTQVDEVPVKPSNIPNEPYSPTQPKSVGMPQIGAQTLTESDMWGATPYDQLLCRIDFKKMRYDGLYTAPGTDLSLSFPGSLGGMNWGSLSTDPVHGFIFVNDMRLGLWIQMIPSQNSGQAASGGEALNTGMGAVPLKGTPYAVNKNRFLSVAGIPCQAPPFGTLTAIDMKTRQIAWQVPVGTVEDTGPLGIRMHLPIKIGLPTLGGTLSTQGGLVFIAGTQDFYLRAYDSSNGNEIWKARLPVGSQGGPMTYVSPKTGKQYVVITAGGARQSTDRGDYVISYALP
- a CDS encoding carbohydrate porin, yielding MSPAFRLTPLVFALTSTASLAADNTLTGDWGGLRQQLEEDGIHITGDYSGETAYNAHGGLHRSARYSQNLKFGVQFDLSKLYGLDNGGKVQLTVNDRRGNSASEDLVGNRLPIQENYGGLYTRLTELSYERSLFTPALNLKLGYMAMGNDLGGLDSGILCNFMNAGFCGHPLNMSGGSGWTNYPNAHLGARVKYDLSPSWQLRVAAFNVDPQSNGNSSRAWHLGPKHSTGTVVPVELVYKVQGERPGEYKLGYYYDSSNVKRIGSDQDVAGRSGHYLLVDQALWNDPASAGRSLHAFGQYSASSKAASPFTRWYGAGVVLYKPFEGRPRDTLALGYGRAVPNPRSRQLLETTALDAGRDFPGLDSAEQLIELSYGYQATPWLNLRPDVQYIIEPGAFSGEAIDNALVVGLQVKATF